In Nomia melanderi isolate GNS246 chromosome 4, iyNomMela1, whole genome shotgun sequence, the following are encoded in one genomic region:
- the LOC116435074 gene encoding endoribonuclease LACTB2 translates to MKPLASLPVISRLSKTVIRILGCNPGPMTLQGTNTYLVGTGSRRILIDTGDRKTADAYVNVLSQVLKDEEATIEHVVITHWHGDHIGGANDVQNMLKTMNSTEPINSTIWKLPRSLEDSNDPSESEKSTNWQALKDKQVMEVEGAKLIIEHTPGHSTDHASLLLETEGVLFSGDCILGERTAVFEDLYTYLQSLKKILALEPQVIYPGHGSVISDPIPSINFYIQHRQKREADILSVLEKNSKTSTLSEMDIVKHIYTDTSQIMWEAAAYNVYHHLNKLLKDGKVKGEKGKWQVL, encoded by the exons atgaagccCTTGGCATCTTTGCCCGTGATTTCAAGATTGTCCAAGACAGTAATACGTATTCTAGGATGTAATCCAGGACCTATGACATTGCAAGGTACTAATACATACCTTGTGGGCACAGGATCCAG ACGTATACTAATTGATACAGGAGACAGAAAAACTGCTGATGCATATGTAAATGTATTGTCGCAAGTTTTGAAGGATGAAGAAGCTACAATAGAACATGTGGTAATTACGCACTGGCATGGAGATCATATCGGTGGAGCAAATGACGTTCAGAATATGTTAAAAACCATGAATTCCACTGAACCTATTAATAGTACAATATGGAAATTACCTAGATCATTAGAAGACAGTAATGATCCAAGTGAATCAGAGAAATCAACTAATTGGCAAGCATTAAAGGATAAACAGGTAATGGAAGTGGAAGGTGCTAAACTTATAATTGAGCATACTCCTGGGCATAGCACAGACCATGCTTCCCTTTTACTTGAAACTGAAGGAGTTCTGTTTAGCGGAGACTGCATTCTCGGAGAAAGAACAGCTGTCTTTGAAGATTTATATACTTACTTacaatcattgaaaaaaattttgGCCTTAGAACCTCAAGTAATATATCCTGGTCATGGATCAGTAATATCAGATCCTATACctagtattaatttttatattcaacatAGACAAAAAAGAGAAGCTGACATTTTAAGTGTTTTAGAAAAGAATTCAAAGACCAGCACATTGTCTGAAATGGATATTGTAAAACATATATACACA GACACCTCACAAATTATGTGGGAAGCAGCAGCATATAATGTATACCAtcatcttaataaattattgaaagacGGTAAAGTGAAGGGTGAGAAAGGGAAATGGCAAGTTTTATGA
- the OXA1L gene encoding OXA1L mitochondrial inner membrane protein: MLSRLSMNLGQRLVSTSNRSSPKVMKFVAITSVRHQSTINSEPIACIADIPQDTPNVAEVAETILKFHPNGEPTSESLGLSILDPIVLVQKGLEILHTSCDLSWWTTIVAGTVVIRLFLLPFMIKAQKNGVKMKENMPIITELNKKRALAKNREEANKHLMEMHKLMKEKQISIPKILSTMLVPVPVFISMFFGLRAMANTPLESLKEGGLWWCKDLTIADPYYILPLLNSLTIYLTLKRSLATGEIMLPPQIKYVFYILPVITFPFLCNFPGIMLCYFITTNICTLIQTEVLQLKRVRTYLKLPDMTNHQSMTAVNSEDLVKAMSKTWSNTKNAYQSSEKEITDTSFDKTRKQPMKGVFNPPKNPLSTVQIKTKKR, translated from the exons ATGTTGTCGCGATTGTCTATGAATCTCGGACAGCGATTAGTGTCAACTTCAAACAGAAGTTCTCCG AAAGTAATGAAATTCGTTGCAATTACCTCAGTACGGCATCAAAGTACAATTAATTCAGAACCGATTGCATGTATAGCAGATATTCCTCAAG atACACCAAATGTAGCAGAAGTAGCAGAAActatattgaaatttcatccAAATGGTGAACCTACTTCGGAAAGTTTAGGATTAAGTATATTGGACCCTATAGTTCTGGTTCAAAAAGGTCTAGAAATACTTCACACCTCTTGTGACTTGTCTTGGTGGACAACAATTGTTGCAGGAACAGTTGTCATCAGATTATTCTTACTACCATTCATGATTAAGGCACAGAAAAATGGTGTCAAGATGAAAGAAAATATGCCAATAATAACAGAGTTAAATAAGAAACGTGCCTTGGCCAAAAATAGAGAAGAAG CTAATAAACATTTAATGGAAATGCATAAACTTATGAAGGAAAAACAGATTAGCATTCCTAAAATTCTGAGTACAATGCTGGTACca GTTCCTGTATTCATATCAATGTTCTTTGGTTTAAGAGCAATGGCAAATACTCcacttgaaagtttaaaagaAGGTGGTCTGTGGTGGTGTAAAGATTTAACTATTGCCGACCCATATTACATTTTACCTTTACTTAATTctttaacaatatatctgaCTCTAAAACGTTCTTTAGCTACTGGTGAAATCATGCTCCCTCCACAGATAAAATATGTCTTCTATATACTTCCAGTTATTACATTTCCATTCTTATGCAATTTTCCAGGG ATTATGTTGTGTTATTTTATAACAACAAATATTTGTACTTTAATCCAAACTGAAGTATTACAACTAAAACGAGTAAGAACATACTTGAAGCTTCCAGATATGACAAACCATCAATCTATGACTGCTGTAAACTCAGAAGACTTAGTAAAAGCAATGtctaaaa CCTGGTCTAATACGAAAAATGCATATCAGTCTTCagaaaaagaaatcacagatACATCATTTGATAAAACAAGGAAACAACCTATGAAAGGTGTATTCAACCCACCAAAAAATCCATTGTCAACAGTACagattaaaacaaaaaagagaTAA
- the LOC116435075 gene encoding proteasome subunit beta type-2, producing the protein MECLIGIKFKDFVLVAADMTTAHSIMVMKSDEQKIHKISDKLVMAVCGESGDTTQFSEYIGKNIQLYKMRNGYELSPKAAACFTRRNLADYLRSRTPYVVNLLMAGYDDDTGPELYFIDYLASCVNVPYAAHGYGGFFCLSILDRYHKLDSTEEEAYIIMKKCVREIHKRLIVNLPSFKIQKVSKEGIKDLDPITARSLSKEDEAKA; encoded by the exons ATGGAATGTTTAATTGGAATAAAGTTCAAAGATTTTGTACTAGTCGCGGCTGATATGACTACGGCTCATTCAATTATGGTGATGAAAAGcg ACGAgcaaaaaattcataaaatctcTGACAAACTTGTGATGGCAGTATGTGGAGAATCTGGCGATACAACACAGTTCTCAGAGTATATAGGCAAGAACATACAGCTTTATAAAATGAGAAACGGTTATGAGCTGTCACCGAAAGCTGCTGCATGTTTCACTAGGAGAAATCTAGCTGATTATCTCAGGAGTAGAACACCATACGTTGTTAATTTACTAATGGCAGGCTATGATGACGATACAGGACcagaattatatttcattgattatttGGCATCATGTGTCAATGTACCTTATGCAGCACATGGTTACGGAGGTTTTTTCTGTCTGTCAATTTTAGATAGATATCACAAACTAG attcaacagaagaagaagcatatataataatgaaaaagtgTGTCAGAGAAATTCATAAACGATTGATCGTTAATCTTCCTTCCTTTAAGATACAGAAGGTATCTAAGGAAGGTATAAAAGATTTGGATCCAATCACTGCAAGAAGTTTGTCAAAAGAAGATGAAGCTAAAGCATAA
- the LOC116435073 gene encoding signal peptide peptidase, protein MASELKEIVTQIIENITETNVPTSPKIPSTPEGMAIAYGSLIIMAVLPIFFGSYRAVKYHMEQQAQYEENGVPETMSHKEAVIFPFICSFTLVALYVVYKICAKEFINLILVSYFLFLGVLALCHLTSPLISSLVPAAIPKTQYHILFTKGEGDKVEDIINYKFNLHDIVCLICCSLVGAWYVLKKHWIANNLFGIAFAINGVEQLHLNNVVTGCILLCGLLLYDAFWVFGTDVMVTVAKSFEVPIKLVFPQDLLEKGFTANNFAMLGLGDIILPGIFIALLLRFDNTLGRKTNVYFYSTFFAYFMGLLTTMLIMHLFNHAQPALVYLVPACLGTPLLLALVKGDLKALFSYEDHPKVPKETEKCAQTQAESKKSS, encoded by the exons ATGGCAAGTGAGTTAAAGGAAATCGTTAcccaaattattgaaaatataacagaAACAAATGTCCCGACATCCCCTAAAATACCCTCGACACCCGAGGGAATGGCCATCGCTTACGGTAGTTTAATCATTATGGCAGTATTGCCAATTTTCTTTGGCAGTTATCGGGCCGTTAAATACCATATGGAGCAGCAG GCGCAATATGAAGAGAATGGAGTACCAGAAACAATGTCACATAAAGAAGCAGTGATATTCCCTTTCATTTGTAGTTTTACATTAGTGGCTCTTTATGTAGTATATAAG ataTGTGCAAAGGAATTTATCAATCTTATTTTAGTTAGTTATTTCCTCTTCTTAGGTGTCCTTGCTTTGTGTCATCTTACCAG TCCATTAATATCATCATTAGTACCTGCTGCAATTCCAAAAACTCAATATCATATATTGTTCACTAAGGGTGAAGGTGACAAAGTAGAagacattataaattataaattcaaccTTCATGACATTGTGTGTCTGATATGTTGCTCTCTTGTTGGAGCTTGGTATGTCCTCAAAAAG CATTGGATTGCCAATAACTTGTTTGGTATTGCATTTGCAATCAATGGAGTGGAACAACTTCATTTAAACAATGTTGTAACAGGATGCATCTTACTCTGTGGTCTTCTTTTGTACGATGCATTTTGGGTATTTGGTACAGATGTGATGGTAACGGTTGCAAAATCGTTTGAGGTGCCAATTAAATTAGTATTTCCACaagatttattggagaaaggTTTCACTGCCAACAACTTCGCCATGCTGGGCTTGGGAGACATTATTTTACCTGGAATTTTTATCGCTCTTTTATTGCGATTCGATAACACTTTAGGCAGAAAAACGAACGTGTACTTCTACTCAACATTTTTCGCATACTTTATGGGACTTCTGACCACAATGTTGATCATGCATTTATTTAACCACGCACAACCGGCTCTTGTGTACTTGGTGCCTGCTTGCTTAGGCACTCCTTTATTATTGGCATTAGTTAAAGGAGATTTGAAGGCATTATTTTC TTATGAAGATCATCCGAAAGTtccaaaagaaacagaaaaatgcgCACAAACACAGGCAGAATCAAAGAAATCGTCGTAA